AATTACAGATGCTTTTATGGAAGCAGTTAAAACTGACGATTACTGGACAATGTCATATGTAAGAGATGAAACAAAAGAAGTAATCGAAAAGAAAGTTAAAGCAAGAGATTTATTCAATAAACTTGTATTTAATAACTGGGATATGGCAGAACCTGGTGCACTGTTCTGGGACAGAATAGAAAACTGGAATCTTCTTAGCGAAGATGACCGTTTTAAATTTGCAGGGGTTAACCCATGTGCAGAAGAGCCACTTCCTGCAGGGGGTAGTTGTTTACTTGGAAGTATCAACCTTGCAGAATTTGTTGACAATGCATATCAGGTTAGTGCTGAATTTGACTACGAAGGTTTTGGAGAAGCAGTTGAACAATCAGTTATATACCTTAACGAAGTATTAGAAGAAGGTTTACCACTTCATCCTTTGAAAGAACAAAGAGAAAGCGTTAATAACTGGAGACAAATCGGTCTTGGTATTATGGGTCTTGGCGACTGTCTTATTAAGTTAGGTATAAAATATGGTACTGATGCTGCAGTAGAAATATGTGATAAAATTGGTTTTGTAATGGCAGACAGAGCGATACTTACAAGTGCAAAACTTGCTAAAAAGTTCGGAACATACCCAATGTATGATGAAAACGCTGTTATGAATTCTCCTTACTTTATAGCAAACACATCTAAAGCGACTAAAAAAGCAGTTAAAGAAAACGGTTTAAGAAACAGCCAACTTTTAACAATAGCACCAACAGGTACTATTTCAACAATGCTTGGAATAAGTGGTGGTATAGAGCCTATATATAATATTTCCTATATGAGAAGAACACAGTCTCTTCACGGGGAAGACAGATATTATAAAGTATATACACCTATCGTTTCTGAACTTATGGAAATGAAAGAAATAAAAGACGAAGAAAATCTTCCTCCATATGTTGTTACTGCTATGACTCTTGATTATAAAGAAAGAATCAATATGCAGGCAGTATGGCAGAAACATATTGATGCATCTATCAGTTCAACTGTTAATGTTCCTGAAGAATTCACTACAAAAGATGTATTTGACTTATATATCAAAGCGTGGGAAAAAGGTCTTAAAGGTATAACAATTTACAGAGATAACTGCAGAAGAAGCGGAATATTGGTTAATAGTATGCCAAAAGACGAAAAGAAAGACGAGTTTAAATTTGACTCTGTTAAACCTATCAGTCGTGCTGTTTTAGGTAAAACATACGGAACAACTACCAAGTATAAAACTGCTTGTGGAAATCTTTATGTTACTATCAACAGAGATAAAAACGGTAATATAGTTGAATCTTTCGTTAACACTTCTAAAAACGGTATCTGTAAATCTAATATCGACGGTCTTAACAGAATGATTTCACTTTGCTTAAGAGGTGGAGTGCTTGTTGACGAAATTATTGACCAGTTGACAAATATCACTTGCCCTGCATGTGTAAGATATAAAACAAAGGGAGAATACTTAGACGGTATTTCTTGTCCTGATATTATTGCAAAAGCATTAAAAGAAGAATATAATACAGAACTTTTTGTTGGCGGAAAAGGTAAAGACAATGAGCCAAAAGAAGATAAAGACCAGGTTTCTTTCAACTTAGAAGATGATGTTTCAACTTTGACAAACTGTCCTGAATGTGGCGAAAAACTTCGTCATGAAGCAGGTTGCGTTCAGTGTGTTTGTGGTTGGTCTAAATGTATGTAACAGGGGAGAAATAAAAATGAAGATCAGAGGATTTATGGTATGTAAAGGCTTTGAAGACCAGGGCATTACATTACCTCAAAGAAGCACAAAAAACAGCGCAGGTTATGATTTTTGTGCTGCAGAAGATACAGTTATTGAATCATATTTTAAAAAACTGATAAAACTAATTACAAATAAAGAAGAAAATCCTGTTAAACCAACCCTTGTAAAAACCGGTATAAAATCTTATATGCCGGATGACGAAGTTTTATATATTTATAACCGTTCATCCAACCCTATGAAAAAGGGTATTGTACTTGCAAATTCCGTTGGTGTTATTGACAGTGATTATTTTGAAAACCCTGATAATGACGGGCATATTATGTTTGCATTCTATAATTTTTATCCTTTTGATATAACAATTAAAAAAGGGGATAAAATAGGTCAGGGAATATTCCAGAAATATTTAATAGCAGACGGAGACGAAGCCGAAGGAGAAAGAACCGGAGGATACGGAAGTACAGGGAGATAATATATGAATAAAAAACTAATATCCATTCTTTTGCTTATAGTTTTGATGCTTTCAGGTTGCTCAGGTGCTAAAGATGATTTAAGTTTATCCTATCCTTTTGAAGTTTTAACAAGTAAGGATATTATCGAGGCGCAGATTCAACTTGCAAACGATAAGGTAATTGAACTTGAGTTGTACCCTGAAATTGCACCTGTAACAGTATCTAACTTTATGTATCTTGCAAATGAAGGCTTTTATGATGGGCTTATTTTCCACAGAGTAATCAGTGGCTTTATGATTCAGGGTGGCTGCCCTAACGGAATAGGTACAGGTGGCCCTAATTACAGAATAAAGGGCGAGTTTAAAGATAATGGCGTTAATAATCCTCTAAATCATACAAGAGGCGTAATCTCAATGGCAAGAACATCAAATTCATACGATTCTGCAGGTTCTCAGTTTTTTATAATGCATAGAGATTATCCATCACTTGACGGGCAATATGCAGCATTTGGCAGAGTAACAGAGGGTATGGATGTAGTTGATGAAATTGCAAGTGTTATGACCGATTCAAATGATAAGCCATTAGAAGATATAGTTATTAAAACTATTATTATAAAATAACAGGAGAAAAAAGTATGAATTATCCTTTTGAAATAATTACAACAAAAGAAAAGATAAATTGTGAAATTTTGCTTGATACAGATGAAGTTATAACATTAGAACTTTATCCTGATATTGCGCCTATAACAGTTTCTAATTTTAAATACCTTGCCAATAAAGGTTTTTATGACGGACTTATTTTTCACAGAGTAATAGAAGGCTTTATGATTCAGGGTGGTTGCCCTGAGGGAAGAGGTACAGGTGGCCCAGGATATAATATAAAAGGAGAATTTTTGGCAAACGGAGTTGAAAATAACCTTAAACACTTAAGAGGGGTTATTTCCATGGCAAGAGCAATGAGTTATGACTCTGCAGGTTCTCAATTCTTTATTATGCATCTTGATGCTCCTCATCTTGACGGTCAGTATGCCGCTTTTGGTAAGGTTGTATCAGGCTATGAAGTAGTCGACAGAATTGCCGCAGAAAGAGTAGACTTTTCTGACAGACCTCTTAATAAAGTAATAATAAAATCAATTAAAGTAGACTAAAATAAAAAAATACAAACTCTTATAGAGTTTGTATTTTTTTAATTAAAATTTCTTTTTTGTTAAGCGAGTTATCAGAAATTACAAGATTTAAAAGATAATCTAACACTTTACTTATTTCTTCTTTTTTTATTCCCAAATTAATTAAATCATTTCCGTTAATAGCAAGATGCGATAAAAGATAACATTCTTTGTTTTTTTCTATCTCTTCATATATTTTATAAATGTCATTTTTAGCTAAACCACAAACTATATGTGTGTCAAAAATCAAATCTATAATATCCTGACATTTTAAATTGTAAAGCATTTTTTTAATAGAAGTTTCATCATCCAAACTGTATGAAAAAGATTCTCTTATTTTTTTAATATTACTCTTTATTTTATTTGAACATTTTATATCTTTTAAAACATCACTGTCTTTTAAAATAATAGCAAAAACAGTTTCAAATCTTTTTATCTTAAGATTTTTTAAATATTTAATTTTTTCTTTATATACAGGTATTTTATATATATCAAAAAAACCTGTTTCATAAAGCATTAAAACTGCACTGTAAGGGTTTGTTAAAAACATCTTATTAAGTTCATCAAATATTCTCTCTTTTGAAATATTAAGAGTAAGATGCATAAGTTTTTTTATAGCAGTTAATGTGTTTTCTTCAATTATAAAATCAAACCTTGAAGAAAATCTTATTGCTCTAAGTATTCTTAAAGCATCTTCGCTTATACGATCATATGGGTCATTAACCGTTCTTATAATCTTATTTTTAATATCATTTATTCCGTTAAAATAATCTATGTAGCCAGAGTCTTTGTGATAGGCAATAGCGTTAATAGTAAAATCTCGCCTTTTTATATCATCTAAAAGAGAGGAAGAATATTTAACATTTTTTGGCTTCCTGAAATTTTCATACTCTCCGTCAATTCTGAAAGTTGTAACCTCAAAAAAATTCCCGTTCTCATTAACTGTAACCGTGCCGTGTTTTAAACCTGTGGGAATAGTGTGAGGAAAAAGGCTTATAACTTCGTAAGGTGTAGCCGATGTTGTTATATCATAATCTAAAGGGATATTATTCATTATAATATCCCTTACGCATCCACCAACAAGATAGGCTTTATGCCCGTTTTCATTAAGTTTTTTTATTATATATTCTGCGCCTTTAATCATCTGAATTTTTCAATAAACTCAATTATATCCTTTGAAGCATCAGGCTTTCTGATTAAGTTTATCTTTTCCTTCATACAGTTTATTTCATCATCAAATTTAAAAAGTTTATCTACTATATCGCATATACTGATATCTTTTGATACTGCATAAGCAACTTGACCTTTTACAAGAAAGTCCATATTTTTAATTTCATGCCCTGGAATAGGGTTTATTAAAATTATAGGTAAGCACTTAACAAGCGCTTCGGATACAGTAATTCCACCAGGTTTTGTAACTGCAATATCACATGCATCCATATATAAGTGAACATTCTTACTAAAGCCTATATTGTATATCTTTTTGGAAAAAGAATGTTCATCAATCTTTTTCTTTATTCGCTTGTTATTTCCGCATATGGTAACAATCTGGAAATCATAAGAAGATTCACATAAATTTTCCAGTTGTTTAAATAAATTTCCATATCCCATTGAGCCGCTCATCATAAGAATAGTTGGCTTGTCTTCTAAACCAAGAATTTTTCTTGCCTCTTTTTTATCAGTAGAAGTATTGAATTTTGGGTTTATAGGAATTCCAAAAGGCAGTATTTTTTCTTTATCTATGCCTTTGTTTACAGCCTCAGAAATTAACTCTTCATTCGGGATAATGTAATAGTCAATATCAGTTCTGTTCCAATAAGGATGAATAGTATAATCTGTAACAATACCGAATGTAGGAATATTTATGCCTACTTTTTTAAGGTTTGATACAAAATGCGCCGCAACAACATGAGTGCAGATTATAGCATCAGGCTTTGTTTCTTTGATATAGTTTACAATCTTTTTGTCAAATTCCTGATATGTTAGAGAATATGGCATATATTTTTTTATTTTAGGCTTTCTTTTATCAAGTAAATTATAAACTGTGTTATATGCCGCAGGGGTAAGGGAAGAAGAAAGCAAAAAGCCTTTATCAAGTGCCTTCTGGCAAAATGGATTAATATGAAGAAGTGCGTCAAGTACATCCACATTATGCCCTTTATCTTTAGCATACTGGTTAACAGAAGCGGCAACCTGATTATGCCCATGCCCCGTTGTTATGGTAAGAATCAATATATTCATTAAATCACCTTTTTTATCTTATTAAGAAGTATATTTATCTTTTACTATATTAAACCATAAAAAACATATAAAGTCAAATAGTAACACTTTTTTAATTTGCACATAAATTATTATTGAATACTGAAAATGAAGGGGATTACATATATTTTCCCTTTCAACTGTAAATAAGTTTACTTGTTTGCAGAAGTATATTATATATTAAGGAGTGAAGTATATGTCATTTTTTGGTAGCAGAAATGATACATGGGTTTGGGTGATAGTTTTATTTATAATCTTAATCTGCTCATGTAATGATAACAATAACGATAACTGTTGCAATAATAACAATGATTGTGGTTGCAACAGTTCAAACAACTTTGATTGCGAATGTCATAAAGAATGTAAGTGTTGTTTAAGATAACAGGAGGTTTTTATATGTTTAATAATTGTGGTTGTAATAATTCTTCTAATAGAAACAATGATACTTTATGGATTATTTTAATTATTATTGCAATATATATTTTATGCGTAAGCGATAACAACAGAGGCTTTGATGATTGCTGCTGTTAACATTTAATTATGGGAGTTCCGAAAGGAATTCCCTTTTTTTGTTCTAATATATTTTTTACCTTGAATATAAATAAGTATTTAAGGAATTATATAATCAGTATAAAACAAAATTTTAATTTTTATAATGGGGAGAAATAAATGAAAAAAACAATTATAACGCTTGTATTAAGTTTTTCTTTAATTTTAGGAATTATGATTGCAGATTATATGGTAAATAATAACTTTGTTATGGCAAACACCGAAAAAGTAAAAGTAACAGAAATAAAAAAATATATAAGCGCTTTGGGAGTATGCCATGAACAGAATAAAAGAGAAATAAAAATAGATATGCCCTTTGTAGTAGAAGATATTTATGCTAATGTGGGCGATTATATTAAAAAAGGGCAGAAAATTGCAACTCTTAATAAAGAAATTCTAAAAAGCAAACTTGAATATCAGAGCGTAACAGTAAGTTCTGTTAATAATAATAGTCTTATTGCTAAAATAAATAACTATAATACTGAAATTTTATCCCCAATAAGCGGAATGGTAACAAAAATAAATGTTACAAAGGGAAGCGAAATAAATCCGTCTGTTCCTGTAATGGTTGTATCAGACTTAGAAAATATGGTAATAAAATCTTCAGTCAAAGAAGATGATATAAAGGATATCTATGTAGGACAAAAGGTAATAATATCAGGCAATTCATTTGTCGGAGATGTTGAAGGGGAAGTTATAAAAATATATCCACTTGTAGAAAAATCAAATACATTAAATGGCGAAAATTTTGTAACCGTTGATGTGGTTGCCAAAAATTATGATAATATCCGTCCCCAGACAAATCTTAACCTTGAGTTTGAAGATTTTACTAAGAAAAATGCAGTTATTATCCCTTTTGATTCGGTAATGTTTGATGAAGATAAGCCTTATGTGTATATAAATAATATGGGTTATGCCGCAAAAAGATATGTAAAATTAGGGGAAGAGTATGACATTGATGTTGAAATTTTAGGAGGAGTAAATGAGGGGGACAATCTAATATTAAATCCTAAATTTTTAAAGATAAAAGAGGGAGATAAACTTTTAAATACAAATGAGGTATAAAAATGTTTTTTAATGACTATTTAAGATTTTCTTTTAAAGGGCTGTTTTCAAAAAAGTCAAGATTTTTTTTAACAGTGTTAAGTATATTTATAGGAGTTATATCAATTATAATAATTTCTGCAATAGGCTCTTCAGGTCAGAACGCAATAAATATGGAACTTGAAGCATTAGGCTTAAACGGAGCATCAATAAAATCTCAAGGTTATAATATTACTCTCGCTGATGTTGAAGATGTTAAAAACTATCTTGGAAATGAATATCTTGTTTCTTCCATGTCTAAAGAAATAGCAAGAATAAAATATAGGGATAAAGAATCAAATGCGTTTTTATGCGGTGGAGAAATAGATGCTCTTGAAATTTTAAATATGGAAATAATCTATGGTAGAGGAATAAGAGAATCAGATATAAAAAATAATAAAAAAAATGTTATCTTAACTAAAAGTAGTGCAGAAAAATTATTTGATAAGGCAAACTGTGTGGGCGAGAAAATCTCTCTTACCACTCCCTTTAAAAGTCAGGAATTTACTATTGTCGGAGTAGTCAATAATGGTAATATATATGACCTTGTAAGTGAGCATATGCCGCCTATGATTTATATGGCATCAGTAACTTTTTTAGATATGTATAACGGAAAATATGTAGGCGAAATCTCAGTTGTGGCAAAGGGGGAAAATGATGTTGCCGCAGCATCAGACAGTGTAATATCATATCTTGAAAAAGATTTGGAATTTAAAAATATCCTGTATTATGAAAATATGAATAGTTATAAAAAAAGTATTTCTAATGTTCTTTCAATTATAACTTTGATTATAACACTAATCGGAGCAGTTTCCTTAGTTGTAGGAGGAATATCCGTAATGAACACTATGCTTATTTCTGTGAATGAGAGGAAAAAAGAAATAGGAATAAAAAAAGCAATAGGCTCAACAAATGTAACCATTATGCTTGAATTTTTACTTGAAACATTGATTATTGTTTTAATTTCCTGTATATTAGGTATTATAACAGGGCTTTTAATTTCCTATATTTTAATGAAAGGTTATGGCATAACCTTGGTAGTAAGTTTAAAATCAATGATTGTTGCAGTTTTATTTTCAGTCTTAATTGGTGCAGTTTTTGGTGTATATCCTGCATATAAAGCATCAAGATTAAACCCTGTTGAAAGTCTTAACAGTTAGGTGATAAAATGAAGATTATTAAAAACCCGTATCTTCCTCAAAATGAAGTTTCTCTTTTTGTGTATGATAAAACTATTGAATTTTTAAAAGACGGTTTTAAATCATATGAAGATAAAAATGTTTTAAAGGGCATAAACACTCATCCTGATATGACTCTATGCCCCCTTTTTAACGGGGATGTTGTAGTAAGCCCTGAAAGTTATTCTTATTATAGTAAACTTTCTTCTTTTGGTTTAAATATAATAAAAGGGGAAACTACTTTAAAAAAAGATTACCCTTTTGATATAGCATATAATCTTGTTATACTGGGTAATAAACTTTTTCATAACTTAAAATATACGGATAAAGCAGTGCTTAAATACTTAGAAAATAAAGGTGTTGAGTTTATAAATGTAAGGCAGGGGTATACCAAATGTTCAACTTTAATTGTAGATGAAAATTCGGTTATTACCTGTGATATGGGTCTTCATAAAATTTATCAGAAAAATATGATAGACTCACTTTTAATCTCAAATAACACAATTTGTATAAATAATTTTAACCATGGGTTTATAGGGGGCTGTGGTGGGCGAATTTCACATAATACTATTGGTTTTTTCGGAGATGTAACAAAACATCCTGATTTTATAAAAATAGAAGAATTTTTAACTAAGAAAAATTTAAAATTTAAAGTTTTATTTGACACACCTCTTTTTGACTATGGCAGTTTAATTCCTCTTTGTACATACTAAAATAAGGGGAGATTTTTTAGTGATACTTGATATAACTAAAAAAAATATAGATAAAGTTTCAACTACACTTACAAATAAGTTTTTAAATGAAATTGATAAATCATATATATCGAAAGTTTCTAAAGTATATGAAGTGGAAAATAAAAAAGATTTTTTCGAGTTTGTAAATATAAAACTTGACGAATATTTAGTAAGAAAAGATTTTATATTTAATCTTATAAAGGATAACTTAAAAGATTTTAATAAAATTGACGATAAAGGGTTTTTAAATTTCAGAATGTGGAAATATAAAGACTTTTTAAATAAAGTTTTAAATGAAATTTATTTAACCTATCTTGAAAAAATACATTATGAAAAGTTATTATCTTTAATAGGAGTAATACTAAAAAATTCAAACCCTATAGTCTATCATCTGCATATTGATATAAATAAAAAATCTCTTTATGAGTTTTATGACGACTATTTTAATGACATCACAAATATATGTATAACAGAATTTATAAAAGAATACGGAGAGTATGACTTTTTATATAATGATATTCTTTTTTCTGCAATACTAAATCTTACCCCCAAAATTATAACATTTCATCATACCAAAAGGCTTAAGAATAAAGAACTTTTAAATACATTAAAAAAACTGTACGGAGAAAATTTAATTATTTCATAAAAAATATCGGTTTTTTGTCGATATTTTTTTATTTGTGTGTTAGAATAGATTTAACACAGTTAAATCTATTCAGCTAAATTCGCATTCTGCGAGCTAAATGTGCTAACACACGCTAAATTACTTTGTAGCTAAATTGACCCGTGGTCAGCTAATTGCGAATTTAATTTAGCTACTCCAAAGGAGTTATTTAGTTATGTAGCGAAACGGAATAATTTAGCTTTGAACTTTAGTTCAAGATTTAGTTAAAATGTTTGGTCCAGGCTTGACACGAGTTTGAATTGTGTCGAATGGTGATGAAATATAAGAAAATATAAGATAAAATAAGGGTTACAGGGTATAGCAGCCTTAATGTTGGAGTTTGTGCGTTTTTAGGTACACAACTTTGAAATGTGGGTTATGCACTTTTTATTTGGAGGTTTTAAAATGAAAAAGAAATTTTTATTTATGTTTATATTTGTTTGCTTATTTATGCTTGGATTTGGTGTAATGAGTGTTTCTGCGGAAACATACGGAGACTTAACCTACAGTGTTTCCGATGCGGAGGTTAAAATTACTGATTGCACACAAAGTGTAACAATGGTAGAGATTCCAAGTGAGATTGACGGAAATCCGGTAACTAGCATCGATAGTTATGCGTTCAAAAAATGTACTAACTTGACAAATATAACAATTCCTGAAAGCGTTACCAATATTGGAGTTGGAGCATTTGATAGCTGTACTAGTTTAACAAACATAACAATTCCAGAAAGCGTTACCGATGTTGGAGGAGGTGCGTTTTATGGTTGCTCCAGTTTGGTAAGCATAAACATTCCTAGTGGCGTCACTGATATTGAAGGCAATACATTTTGGAATTGCACAAGTTTGAAAAACATAACACTATCTGAAGGAATTACAAAAATTTACGGCAGTGCATTTAGGTGTTGCACTAGTTTGTCGAATATTACCATACCCGACAGCGTAACAAGCATCGATGGATATGCCTTTCGTGATTGTAGCAATTTAACAAATATAAATATACCAAACAGTGTTACAAGTATTGGTAACTATACATTTTATGGATGTGATAGTCTAATAAGTATAATAATTCCTAGTGGTGTTACAAGTATTGGCGATTATGCATTTTATGAGTGCGATAGCTTGACAAGTATAACGATTCCCAACAATGTAAAAAAAATCGGCACTAATGCTTTTTACAACTGCACTAACTTAACAAGAGCAATAATAGGTGATAATGTAACAACAATCGGTAACTATGCCTTTTCTGGTTGTGCTGGTTTAGTAAATGTAGTGTTAGATGGTGATGTAACGACTATCGGAAGCAATGCATTTTCTAATTGCACCGGTCTAGCAAGTGTAATCATAGGAGATAGCGTAACCACCATTGGCAATTATGCATTTTCCAACTGTAAAGGACTAACAACTATAACTATTCCAGAGAGTGTTACAAGTATTAATTGTACTGTATTTAATGGATGTACTAACTTGTCAAGTTTCCTCGTGGATGATAGCAATATGGATTATTGTTCGATAGATGATGTGTTATTTAACAGAGACATTACAACTTTAATAGTATATCCAGCAAAAAAAGCGGGTACAAGTTATACAGTTCCTAGCAGTGTTAAAAGTGTTGGAGCTAATGCATTTCGTAATTGTACTTACTTGTCAAGTGTGGTAATTCCTGATGGGGTTACCAGCATTGGCAGTTATGCATTCGATAAATGCATTAATTTAACAAGAATAATAATTCCAAATAGCGTTAAAAGTATTGGAGACCGTGCATTTTCTTACTGTACAAATTTAGCAAGCATCACCTTAGGCGAAGGCATTACGAATATGGGTGAATATGTATTCTCAGGGTCTGATAATTTAACAAGCATAACGCTTCCAAACAGCTTAACCAATATTGGAAGATATACCTTTGGAAATTGCGGATTGACGAGTGTTACAATACCAGATACTGTTACAGATATTGGAATGTATGCATTTTCAGACTGCACTATGTTAACAAGTGTAATAATAGGCAATAATGTAACAACGATTGGAACTTTTGCATTTGATTGTTGTAACAGATTAAAAAGTATCATACTTCCTAATAGTATAACCAATATAGAACAAGGTGCTTTTTATGGTTGTACTAGTTTGAACAAAGTAACTTATGAAGGCACACAAGAATCATGGAATAATATTTCAATAAAAGCACTCAATAGTTGTTTAACTAATGCCTCCAAAACTTTCAATAACATACCATCCAAAGTATATACATTTGTAACCAATGGAGGTAGTAAAGTTGAGAAAATCCAAGATAAAATTTTATCATCGCCTATAACAACAAAAGAAGATAGTGAATTTATTGGATGGTATGACAATGCTGATTTTGAAGGAGAAAGCATAACATTTCCCTATTCAGGAGAAAAAACTATTTTGTATGCAAAATGGAAACCTATAATATATTTAACTACTTCAATTTTATCAGAAACAACAAAAAACACAGTGTTTAAAGTGGTACCAAAAAATGTAAATAACGGTGCTTCTATTATATTTGCAAGTTACAATGATGGTAGACTTACTTATATGGAACAGGCTGAGTATAAAGATGAAGAGTATATAACTTTTAATTTGAAAAAAGATTGCGAATGCGACATTATAAAAGTATTTGCTTGGGGTGGATTAGATACACTTATGCCATTATGTGAATATGACGTGTATTGCGGGAACTCACAAAATGAAAGCAACC
The sequence above is drawn from the Clostridia bacterium genome and encodes:
- a CDS encoding leucine-rich repeat protein; translated protein: MKKKFLFMFIFVCLFMLGFGVMSVSAETYGDLTYSVSDAEVKITDCTQSVTMVEIPSEIDGNPVTSIDSYAFKKCTNLTNITIPESVTNIGVGAFDSCTSLTNITIPESVTDVGGGAFYGCSSLVSINIPSGVTDIEGNTFWNCTSLKNITLSEGITKIYGSAFRCCTSLSNITIPDSVTSIDGYAFRDCSNLTNINIPNSVTSIGNYTFYGCDSLISIIIPSGVTSIGDYAFYECDSLTSITIPNNVKKIGTNAFYNCTNLTRAIIGDNVTTIGNYAFSGCAGLVNVVLDGDVTTIGSNAFSNCTGLASVIIGDSVTTIGNYAFSNCKGLTTITIPESVTSINCTVFNGCTNLSSFLVDDSNMDYCSIDDVLFNRDITTLIVYPAKKAGTSYTVPSSVKSVGANAFRNCTYLSSVVIPDGVTSIGSYAFDKCINLTRIIIPNSVKSIGDRAFSYCTNLASITLGEGITNMGEYVFSGSDNLTSITLPNSLTNIGRYTFGNCGLTSVTIPDTVTDIGMYAFSDCTMLTSVIIGNNVTTIGTFAFDCCNRLKSIILPNSITNIEQGAFYGCTSLNKVTYEGTQESWNNISIKALNSCLTNASKTFNNIPSKVYTFVTNGGSKVEKIQDKILSSPITTKEDSEFIGWYDNADFEGESITFPYSGEKTILYAKWKPIIYLTTSILSETTKNTVFKVVPKNVNNGASIIFASYNDGRLTYMEQAEYKDEEYITFNLKKDCECDIIKVFAWGGLDTLMPLCEYDVYCGNSQNESNHSLDDKEVSISPKCDAVGKYKDRYCQTCGKMFVGEEIPALGHTEVTDTVVTPTCTKTGLTEGKHCSVCNVVIVKQTVIPALPHTEVMDKRIEPTCTNVGYDGGSHCSVCGFVIKESSVISRIPHTEVADKRIEPTCTIVGYDGGTHCSVCSSVVKEQVEIPALGHTEVIIPAVTPTCIKAGLTEGKYCSVCDAIIVLQQELAKVSHSIKNGRCIYCSASNDILKSEELVREAERHKAKVEEINEWYVWVVQLNQDRINELKSAHNITYVYDNITCQQQINSLYSQISDLDYKIARLEMYNDPSDAAELASLKRQKTSLEAEKSKYEAMKDINSYEETIIIHQESYNEYIESENSLYEKNKQLINLKYENDASICSNHTWGEWECVSEASCLTIGVNTRYCSVCALVDNEIISKLNHELVIDAYVAPTCTKNGLTEGSHCSLCKTVFVEQKTISKISHSYKSCKCEYCGLIDYKATFNNLKNYIVENGTKVDEKTYCLELGQTVDKQQYATYTYIRKNYYNIANDTITLSVDVLANSVWSWKIDIIVPSISESYKWSYLDEVDAYMEGTMYANSFSEYTSYLNYSYTNITSSQTMGVREMAAYFVDLLCSNMKYDYSELGFTQKHLGFSKY